The following proteins are co-located in the Gigantopelta aegis isolate Gae_Host chromosome 5, Gae_host_genome, whole genome shotgun sequence genome:
- the LOC121373754 gene encoding protein ALP1-like, translating to MEWREKANLFQSRWQLPSCLGALDGKHVTLRPPIGSGSTFYNYKSTFSIVLMALVDADYKCMWVDVGCNGRISDGCSLQQALDRRSSMFPDPAPCPGDERPLSYYIVADDAFPLQENLMKPYSHKDMIHEHRIFNYRLSRARRVVENAFGIMANRFRVYFTKNALQPSKVTKIVLATCTLHNMLREEIGITTRVADVEDFNTHRVSDGSWRNDPVLAQAKLPSGTNNTTRAKAQREYLVQYVNSPAGSVSWQESMI from the coding sequence ATGGAATGGAGGGAAAAGGCCAATCTATTTCAGAGCCGGTGGCAACTACCCAGCTGTTTGGGAGCTCTGGATGGAAAACATGTTACCCTCAGACCTCCAATTGGCTCAGGTTCAACGTTTTACAATTACAAGTCTACTTTCTCTATTGTGTTGATGGCTCTCGTTGATGCAGATTACAAATGTATGTGGGTTGATGTTGGTTGCAATGGACGAATAAGCGATGGTTGCAGCCTCCAGCAAGCGCTGGATCGGCGTTCATCCATGTTCCCTGATCCTGCACCATGTCCTGGAGACGAACGACCACTGAGCTACTATATCGTAGCCGACGATGCTTTCCCGCTGCAAGAAAATCTGATGAAACCGTACTCGCACAAGGATATGATTCATGAACATCGCATTTTTAACTACAGGCTCTCCAGAGCACGACGGGTTGTGGAGAATGCTTTTGGCATTATGGCAAACCGCTTTCGAGTCTACTTCACAAAAAATGCACTTCAACCTTCGAAGGTAACGAAGATTGTCCTGGCAACGTGCACACTACACAACATGCTACGAGAGGAGATTGGAATAACAACGAGAGTAGCTGATGTTGAGGACTTTAACACACACAGAGTCAGTGATGGTTCCTGGCGAAATGATCCTGTCTTGGCACAGGCCAAACTTCCTTCGGGGACCAACAACACAACCCGTGCTAAGGCTCAACGGGAATACCTGGTCCAGTACGTCAACTCTCCAGCAGGCTCCGTGTCCTGGCAGGAATCTATGATCTGA
- the LOC121373755 gene encoding uncharacterized protein LOC121373755, whose product METNEANSTNNSDNCREDRDKETDKTTQSAKNKGKNKPVKSDSCGKQVNEGGSTPKTSKRKRSRIDSEVAEIELLVAMKNSIEASKQKEPDDDITVYLKNLGCKLRKITDSRVLLMVQNEIEQIIFRANMGKWDNHVQAQVSQVQPSQTQSYGMYTTPSTSTTQVNGFRQNWYNYENGTINSPPSDGNQTFTSMLEM is encoded by the coding sequence ATGGAAACTAATGAAGCCAACTCGACCAACAACAGCGACAACTGTAGAGAGGATAGAGACAAGGAGACAGATAAAACGACACAGTCTGCAAAAAATAAGGGGAAGAACAAACCCGTCAAGTCTGACAGCTGTGGCAAGCAGGTGAATGAAGGTGGTAGTACACCGAAGACATCCAAACGAAAACGAAGTAGGATAGACAGTGAAGTGGCCGAGATAGAGCTACTCGTCGCAATGAAGAACTCTATAGAGGCAAGTAAGCAAAAGGAACCAGACGATGATATTACAGTTTATTTGAAAAACCTGGGGTGCAAATTAAGAAAGATTACAGACAGCAGGGTACTACTGATGGTGCAAAATGAAATAGAGCAGATTATATTCAGAGCAAATATGGGAAAATGGGATAATCATGTACAAGCACAAGTATCACAAGTTCAACCATCACAAACACAGTCATACGGAATGTATACCACGCCTTCTACATCGACTACTCAGGTCAATGGATTTAGACAGAATTGGTATAATTATGAAAACGGCACCATCAACAGTCCCCCATCTGATGGAAATCAGACATTCACCTCTATGCTTGAGATGTAA